The following proteins come from a genomic window of Deltaproteobacteria bacterium:
- a CDS encoding histidine triad nucleotide-binding protein has protein sequence MKRDCLFCRIAARELPARIVFESERIVAFEDIHPQAPAHVQLIPRKHIASTLEIGADDHALVGELVQTATGLARELGFADAGYRLVMNTGGAAGQTVYHLHLHLLGGRTFGWPPG, from the coding sequence ATGAAGCGAGACTGTCTGTTCTGCCGGATCGCCGCCCGGGAGCTGCCGGCGCGAATCGTCTTCGAGAGCGAGCGCATCGTGGCCTTCGAGGACATCCACCCGCAGGCGCCGGCGCACGTGCAGCTGATTCCGCGCAAGCACATCGCGAGCACCCTCGAGATCGGTGCGGATGATCACGCCCTCGTCGGTGAACTGGTGCAGACCGCGACGGGCCTGGCTCGCGAGCTCGGCTTCGCCGATGCGGGCTACCGGCTCGTCATGAACACGGGCGGCGCGGCCGGACAGACCGTGTATCACCTTCATCTGCACCTGCTCGGCGGGCGCACGTTCGGCTGGCCGCCCGGATAG
- a CDS encoding AURKAIP1/COX24 domain-containing protein, which translates to MGSVIKKRRKKMRKHKYKKLRAKQRHKRNKR; encoded by the coding sequence GTGGGCAGCGTGATCAAGAAGCGGCGCAAGAAGATGCGCAAGCACAAGTACAAGAAGCTTCGCGCGAAGCAGAGACACAAGCGCAACAAGCGCTGA
- a CDS encoding DNA-directed RNA polymerase subunit omega, with the protein MARITIEDCTERAGNRFALVVMVSVRAKQIMRGARGLVKTTENKAVVNALREVAAGYVAPDLEGDAAQH; encoded by the coding sequence TTGGCCAGAATCACGATCGAGGACTGCACCGAGCGGGCGGGAAACCGATTCGCCCTGGTCGTCATGGTCTCTGTCCGGGCCAAGCAGATCATGCGGGGAGCTCGCGGGCTGGTGAAGACGACCGAGAACAAGGCAGTCGTGAACGCGCTGCGCGAGGTCGCGGCCGGCTACGTCGCACCCGACCTCGAGGGCGACGCCGCCCAGCACTGA
- a CDS encoding PilT/PilU family type 4a pilus ATPase translates to MDRERLHRLLRLGFEKGASDIHFQVGYLPLYRFNGELVELKYKILTMADTEAIARLLMEFDPSKTLDGVSEIDMAYEIAGEGRFRVNISRERKAYNIVLRVVPLSIKSFEELNLPSVLRTIASVQRGLVLVTGATGMGKSTTLATMLQEINRALKCKIVTIEDPVEFIFTHEHSIITQREIGTDTPSFPAALRAALRQDPDVIMVGEIRDAETVDTALKAAETGHAVFSSIHTNDVVTTLRRVVSFFPVEEHQQVRERLAENLQSIVSLRLLPNKKGTGRVPAVEVLRTTRSIRECIRDPNRAVEIRDHIEKGHSDMEMQTFDQHLLELYQANKIKLETARDAASNPRDFATKLALEGDSSYTQESPGSLSGGSDEGRF, encoded by the coding sequence ATGGATCGAGAGCGACTCCATCGACTGCTGCGGCTGGGCTTCGAAAAGGGCGCATCCGACATCCACTTCCAGGTCGGATACCTGCCGCTCTATCGCTTCAACGGCGAGCTGGTCGAGCTGAAGTACAAGATCCTGACGATGGCCGACACCGAGGCCATCGCGCGCCTGCTCATGGAGTTCGATCCGTCCAAGACGCTCGACGGCGTGTCCGAGATCGACATGGCCTACGAGATCGCCGGCGAGGGACGCTTCCGCGTCAACATCTCGCGCGAGCGCAAGGCCTACAACATCGTGCTTCGCGTCGTGCCGCTCTCGATCAAGTCCTTCGAGGAGCTGAACCTGCCCTCGGTGCTGCGGACGATCGCGTCGGTGCAGCGCGGGCTGGTCCTCGTGACGGGCGCGACTGGAATGGGCAAGTCGACCACGCTCGCGACGATGCTCCAGGAGATCAACCGGGCGCTGAAGTGCAAGATCGTGACGATCGAGGATCCGGTCGAGTTCATCTTCACGCACGAGCATTCGATCATCACCCAGCGCGAGATCGGCACCGACACGCCGAGCTTTCCCGCCGCGCTTCGAGCCGCGCTGCGACAGGATCCGGACGTGATCATGGTGGGCGAGATCCGCGATGCGGAGACCGTCGACACGGCGCTGAAGGCGGCCGAGACCGGGCATGCGGTGTTCTCCTCGATCCACACCAACGACGTCGTGACCACGCTGCGGCGGGTGGTGTCGTTCTTCCCGGTCGAGGAGCACCAGCAGGTCCGGGAGCGCCTGGCGGAGAACCTGCAGTCGATCGTCTCGCTGCGTCTGCTCCCGAACAAGAAGGGCACCGGACGCGTGCCCGCCGTCGAGGTCCTGCGCACGACCCGCTCGATCCGCGAGTGCATCCGCGATCCGAACCGCGCGGTGGAGATCCGCGATCACATCGAGAAGGGGCATTCGGACATGGAGATGCAGACCTTCGATCAGCACCTCCTCGAGCTCTACCAGGCGAACAAGATCAAGCTCGAGACCGCTCGCGACGCCGCGTCGAATCCGCGCGACTTCGCGACCAAGCTCGCGCTCGAGGGCGACTCGTCCTACACGCAGGAGAGCCCGGGATCGCTCTCCGGCGGAAGCGACGAAGGTCGCTTCTAG
- a CDS encoding HAMP domain-containing histidine kinase: MEILALYTSPDTLPSALAAGARHLAAALQGFALVYRATHVAAEPDGWAGFTCAKDAQVAGEELDDFVRQTLASERPLRTDSPEGSPRIWSRAAGGIYGFPIRHNGQVRGVALLGCPGPWPRVQNAGIESILRQIALVLDHHAVSSSPAVEAEPSDELLRLSEQLLAQDIELIKREERLTLVERLKADLIETMSYELRQPLNSMIERMISVLANEHEALSVSGRDSLRGVLADGNTLMQMLQNILDLWRLKQGEVSIDIQDVNLAEVIEEAIFNVRDTLQPDVVFEKRIPSALPKIRTDLGKLNQILFHLLDNAAKFTRRGRIALELGLEDGQLVCSVTDTGIGIAPDDQEQILDEFYRVDSSPDSRHRGAGLGLTLARGLIEKLGGSLSLQSEIGQGSRFSFALPVTIC; the protein is encoded by the coding sequence ATGGAGATCCTCGCGCTCTACACCTCGCCCGATACGCTTCCCTCGGCGCTCGCCGCTGGCGCGCGCCATCTCGCCGCCGCGCTGCAGGGCTTCGCGCTGGTCTATCGCGCGACGCACGTCGCGGCCGAGCCCGACGGCTGGGCCGGCTTCACCTGTGCGAAGGACGCGCAGGTCGCGGGCGAGGAGCTCGACGACTTCGTCCGCCAGACGCTGGCATCCGAACGGCCGCTGCGAACCGACTCGCCCGAGGGCAGCCCGCGCATCTGGAGCCGAGCGGCGGGCGGGATCTACGGCTTTCCGATTCGCCACAACGGGCAGGTGCGCGGCGTTGCGCTGCTCGGCTGTCCGGGGCCGTGGCCGCGCGTGCAGAACGCGGGGATCGAGTCGATCCTTCGGCAGATCGCGCTGGTCCTGGATCACCATGCGGTGTCGAGCAGCCCCGCGGTCGAAGCCGAGCCGTCCGACGAGCTGCTGCGGCTCTCCGAGCAGCTGCTCGCCCAGGACATCGAGCTGATCAAGCGCGAGGAGCGGCTCACGCTCGTCGAGCGCCTGAAGGCGGATCTGATCGAGACGATGTCCTACGAGCTCCGCCAGCCGCTGAACAGCATGATCGAGCGCATGATCTCGGTGCTCGCGAACGAGCACGAGGCGCTCTCGGTATCGGGACGCGATTCGCTGCGCGGCGTGCTCGCCGACGGCAACACGCTGATGCAGATGCTCCAGAACATCCTCGACCTGTGGCGTCTGAAACAGGGCGAGGTTTCGATCGACATCCAGGACGTGAACCTGGCCGAGGTGATCGAAGAGGCGATCTTCAACGTTCGCGACACGCTGCAGCCCGACGTCGTCTTCGAGAAGCGGATCCCGTCGGCCCTGCCGAAGATCCGCACGGACCTCGGCAAGCTGAATCAGATCCTCTTCCACCTGCTCGACAATGCCGCGAAGTTCACGCGGCGCGGGCGGATCGCGCTCGAGCTCGGGCTAGAGGACGGGCAGCTGGTCTGCAGCGTGACGGACACGGGAATCGGGATCGCCCCGGACGATCAGGAGCAGATCCTCGACGAGTTCTACCGGGTCGATTCGTCGCCCGACAGCCGGCACCGCGGCGCCGGCCTGGGTCTCACGCTCGCGCGCGGATTGATCGAGAAGCTCGGCGGGTCGCTCTCGCTCCAGAGCGAGATCGGTCAGGGCTCGCGCTTCAGCTTCGCGTTGCCCGTCACCATCTGCTAG
- a CDS encoding alanine--glyoxylate aminotransferase family protein: MPERLLLGPGPSNVSEEVRAALALPLVGHLDPAFLDLLDEVQRQLLALFRAPDGALALPISGTGSAGMEACLVNLLEPGDGLLVAVNGVFGERLAAIGERCGARLLRVEAEMGEIVAPERIIAAIEAHRPEVVALVHAETSTGVAQPVKEVAAAARASGALVVLDCVTSLSGMDVRMDEWQIDAAYSATQKCLACPPGLSPLAIGPRAIARLERRRRPVQSWYLDLSLIGRYFGARRVYHHTAPISMIFALHAALSRVFAEGLEQRFARHASAHARLVAGLEPMGFRMLVPARYQLPMLSAVLPPFDDESAARRRLLDEHGIEIGGGLGKLAGRIWRIGLMGENARPEVVDRLLAALSRL, encoded by the coding sequence ATGCCGGAGCGCCTGCTTCTCGGTCCCGGACCGAGCAACGTGAGCGAAGAGGTGCGCGCGGCGCTCGCGCTTCCGCTCGTCGGCCATCTCGATCCCGCCTTTCTGGACCTGCTCGACGAGGTGCAGCGACAGCTGCTCGCGCTGTTCCGCGCGCCCGACGGCGCGCTCGCGCTGCCGATCTCGGGAACCGGCAGCGCGGGAATGGAGGCGTGCCTGGTCAACCTGCTCGAGCCGGGCGACGGCCTGCTCGTCGCGGTGAACGGGGTCTTCGGCGAGCGGCTGGCCGCGATCGGCGAGCGCTGCGGCGCGCGGCTGCTGCGCGTCGAGGCGGAGATGGGCGAGATCGTTGCGCCAGAGCGGATCATCGCGGCGATCGAGGCGCACCGCCCCGAGGTCGTCGCGCTCGTCCACGCCGAGACGTCCACCGGAGTCGCGCAGCCCGTGAAGGAGGTTGCCGCTGCGGCGCGGGCGTCCGGTGCGCTAGTCGTCCTCGATTGCGTCACTTCGCTCTCCGGCATGGACGTTCGCATGGACGAATGGCAGATCGACGCCGCCTACTCGGCGACACAGAAGTGTCTCGCCTGTCCGCCCGGCCTGTCCCCGCTCGCGATCGGCCCGCGCGCGATCGCGCGCCTGGAGCGCAGACGGCGGCCGGTGCAGAGCTGGTATCTCGATCTCTCCCTGATCGGACGCTACTTCGGAGCGCGGCGCGTCTATCACCACACCGCGCCGATCTCGATGATCTTCGCGCTGCACGCCGCGCTGTCACGCGTGTTCGCGGAAGGGCTCGAGCAGCGCTTCGCGCGCCACGCCTCGGCGCACGCCCGTCTGGTCGCCGGGCTCGAGCCGATGGGTTTTCGGATGCTGGTTCCCGCTCGGTACCAGCTTCCGATGCTCTCCGCCGTGCTGCCGCCGTTCGACGACGAGTCGGCGGCGCGCCGGCGGCTTCTCGACGAACACGGCATCGAGATCGGGGGCGGGCTCGGTAAGCTCGCGGGAAGGATCTGGCGCATCGGCCTGATGGGCGAGAACGCGCGGCCGGAGGTCGTGGACCGACTGCTCGCCGCGCTGAGCCGGCTCTAG